Proteins encoded within one genomic window of Episyrphus balteatus chromosome 1, idEpiBalt1.1, whole genome shotgun sequence:
- the LOC129907679 gene encoding uncharacterized protein LOC129907679, giving the protein MFSSTGTSVFLVLAFIASAIIAFPAILPPISVSITSTDVDKVKGLPQGVELIPLNQDLSTAGIIRYTLDSRVSNDKQLRMSSSSVGPSESPFNIQMRLEYQSETTYVQVDIKQNSTDSQAYAVSNGKRGGIDVIVVANNTYYFNQTTTIYGINK; this is encoded by the exons atgttttcTTCAACTGGGACAAGTGTTTTTCTTGTACTAGCATTTATTGCTTCAGCAATAATTGCGTTTCCAGCTATCCTTCCTCCGATTTCTGTATCAATTACCTCAACTGATGTCGATAAAGTTAAAGGACTTCCCCAAGGAGTTGAATTGATTCCTTTGAATCAAGACTTAAGCACTGCAGGAATAATTCGATACACATTGGATAGTCGTGTTTCAA ATGATAAACAACTTAGAATGTCTTCAAGCTCAGTTGGTCCAAGTGAGAGTCCATTCAACATTCAGATGCGTTTAGAATACCAATCTGAGACGACTTATGTTCAAGTTGATATTAAACAAAACTCTACTGATAGCCAAGCTTATGCTGTGTCAAATGGAAAGAGAGGAGGAATTGATGTCATTGTAGTGGCTAACAATACTTATTATTTTAACCAAACAACTACGATTTATGGAATCAACAAATAG